The Nocardia sp. NBC_00508 nucleotide sequence GCGGCGCAGGTGAAGGAACTCGAATTCCACATCGGACTGTGCTCGGTCCAATACGAACTGCCCGCCCTGCTGAAACTCACCGCGGGCGGCAGGCTGCGGCCCGAAGCCGTAGTCACCCATCAGCTTCCGATGTCCGAAGGTCCTGCCGCCTATCGGATGTTCGCCGATCGGACCGACGGGGTGGGCAAGGTCGTGCTGGACCCGGGCCGATGACCGCACCGTCGCGCCGCCGCGGCCGCCCGCCCGCCGCCGAGTCGACGGCGAGCAACACCAGGGAGCGGATCATGCGCGCGGCGATCGACCTGTTCGCCGAGAAGGGATTCCACGGCACCGGCGTGGCCGAGATCGGCGAGCGCGCCGACGTGCAGCGCGGCGCGCTGTACTACCACATCGGCTCCAAGGAAGAGCTGCTCTGGCAGATCCTGCGCGACTACATCCAGCTGATGCTCATCGAGGCCGAGCAGATCGCGGCCGGCGCGGAAGATCCGATCAGCAAGCTGCACAAGCTGATCCACAGTCATGTCCGGCTGATCATTCGCCATCAGCGTGAGGTGGCGATCCAGCTGCGTGACGTCGGCGCGCTGACCGGCGAGCGCGGCACCGAGCTCCAGGATCTGCGCGACCGGGTCCAGCGCTGCTGGCAGCGGGTTATCGACGCCGGTCACGCCGAGGGTCTGCTTCGCACCGACGATCACGTGGTCACCAACAGCGTGCTCGGCATGCTCAACATGGTGACGTTCTGGTACCGCCCGCACGGCGACCGCTCCCCCGGCGAGATCGCCGAGATCCTCGCGATCACCCTGCTCGACGGCGTGGTTACCGACGCCGCCCGACCTACGAAAGGCTGACCATGGCTTGGGATTTCGAGACCGATCCGGAATACCAGCGGAAGCTGGACTGGGCGGCGGAGTTCGTCCGCACCGAGGTGGAGCCACTCGACCTGCTCTACCCCAATCCCTACGACCGCACCAACCGCGAAGCCATGGCGCTGATGCGGCCGCTGAAGGACAAGGTCAAGGAGCAGGGTCTGTGGGCCTGCCATCTGGGACCCGAACTGGGCGGGCCCGGTTATGGGCAGATGAAACTCGCCCTGCTCAACGAGGTGCTGGGCACCTCGGTGTGGGCGCCGTCGGTCTTCGGCTGCCAGGCACCGGATTCGGGTAACGCGGAGATCCTCGCCCACTACGGCACCACGGAGCAGAAGAAGACCTATCTGGAGCCGCTGCTGGCCGGAGAAATCGGTTCGTGCTACGTGATGACCGAGCCGACCGGCGGTTCGGATCCCACCCTGTTCCGGACCCGCGCGGTGCGTGACGGCGACCACTGGGTGATCAACGGCGAGAAATGGTTCAACTCGAACGCGCAGTTCGCCGGCTTCCACATCGTCATGGTGGTGACCAACCCGGAGGTCAGCCCCTACCAAGGCATGTCGATGTTCATCGTGCCTGCCGACGCCCCCGGCCTGGAGATCGTGAAGAACTTCCACGTCGCCGGGTTCAGCGAGCACGAGGGCCACCTGCGATTCACCGACGTCCGCGTCCCGGCCGATCATCTGCTCGGCGCCGAAGGGCAGGGCTTCGTCGTCGCGCAGACGCGGTTGGGCGGTGGCCGGGTGCATCATGCGATGCGCACGGTCGCCTTGGTGCGCAAGGCGTTCGACATGATGGCCGAGCGGGCCGTGTCGCGTCCGATGCGCGGCGGCCCGCTGGCCGGTTTGCAGATGACCC carries:
- a CDS encoding TetR/AcrR family transcriptional regulator, giving the protein MTAPSRRRGRPPAAESTASNTRERIMRAAIDLFAEKGFHGTGVAEIGERADVQRGALYYHIGSKEELLWQILRDYIQLMLIEAEQIAAGAEDPISKLHKLIHSHVRLIIRHQREVAIQLRDVGALTGERGTELQDLRDRVQRCWQRVIDAGHAEGLLRTDDHVVTNSVLGMLNMVTFWYRPHGDRSPGEIAEILAITLLDGVVTDAARPTKG
- a CDS encoding acyl-CoA dehydrogenase family protein — encoded protein: MAWDFETDPEYQRKLDWAAEFVRTEVEPLDLLYPNPYDRTNREAMALMRPLKDKVKEQGLWACHLGPELGGPGYGQMKLALLNEVLGTSVWAPSVFGCQAPDSGNAEILAHYGTTEQKKTYLEPLLAGEIGSCYVMTEPTGGSDPTLFRTRAVRDGDHWVINGEKWFNSNAQFAGFHIVMVVTNPEVSPYQGMSMFIVPADAPGLEIVKNFHVAGFSEHEGHLRFTDVRVPADHLLGAEGQGFVVAQTRLGGGRVHHAMRTVALVRKAFDMMAERAVSRPMRGGPLAGLQMTQERIADSWIEMEQFRLLVLRTAWRIDKEQDYRKVRKDIAAIKVAMPKVMHDIAQRALHLHGAIGVSQDLPFVDMLSYAEVMAIADGPTEVHKITLAKEVLKDYTPGDPVYPSGYRPALREQARELVARRLEHIVGNL